In the genome of Deinococcus sp. QL22, one region contains:
- a CDS encoding heme-binding protein: MKMLLLAAALSTTALAQTTPPQPVQLATTSTVTQTNLSLSAAVRMAQLAVQNCAQQGYNVTATVVDRAGITLAVARSENAGPHTVDASYRKAYTSASARNTTAGIAENIRANPASAELARLDRFLVLAGGAPVRVNNAVVGAIGVGGAPSGAIDEKCGTDAVTTVLGR; encoded by the coding sequence ATGAAAATGCTGCTGCTTGCCGCCGCCCTCAGCACCACCGCCCTTGCCCAGACCACCCCACCTCAACCGGTACAACTTGCCACCACGTCCACCGTCACCCAGACGAACCTGAGTCTCTCGGCTGCCGTGCGCATGGCCCAACTTGCCGTGCAAAACTGCGCCCAGCAGGGCTATAACGTCACTGCGACCGTGGTCGACCGCGCCGGAATCACGCTGGCGGTAGCCCGTTCGGAAAATGCCGGGCCGCATACCGTGGACGCGTCTTACCGTAAGGCCTACACCAGCGCCTCGGCCCGCAACACCACTGCTGGAATCGCCGAGAATATTCGTGCCAACCCGGCCTCGGCGGAACTCGCCCGCCTCGACCGCTTCTTGGTGCTGGCAGGCGGCGCTCCCGTTCGCGTCAACAATGCCGTGGTGGGCGCAATCGGAGTGGGCGGCGCACCCAGCGGAGCCATTGACGAGAAGTGCGGTACCGACGCGGTCACCACCGTTCTGGGTCGGTGA
- a CDS encoding YetF domain-containing protein, giving the protein MSSSGTEIVRAFDWQWVLIGEDTSVLLLLELAFRTGIIFLWLLYLLRMTGKRGLAQLSPLELAIVIALGSAAGDPMLYPEVPLLHAMLVLTVVIGVHHGVSLFMLRSKRVEAFIDGSPIELVRWGVILDGSLARANLTREDLFERLRPVGIEQLGQVRRAYLEQAGSLSVFRFTDVDVLPGLPIVPPWDLEPPAALPAGFTGLVACQGCGRVQADLASACECGSLDWTAATTEPWANDPQAQGQ; this is encoded by the coding sequence ATGAGTTCATCAGGCACCGAGATCGTTCGGGCCTTCGACTGGCAGTGGGTGCTGATCGGTGAAGACACGTCCGTACTCCTTCTTCTTGAACTGGCGTTTCGCACAGGCATCATCTTTCTGTGGTTGCTGTACCTGCTCCGTATGACGGGAAAGCGCGGCCTGGCCCAATTGAGCCCACTGGAGTTGGCCATCGTGATTGCGCTGGGCTCTGCAGCAGGCGACCCGATGCTATATCCCGAAGTGCCCCTGCTTCATGCCATGCTGGTGTTAACGGTGGTCATCGGTGTGCACCATGGGGTGTCGTTGTTCATGCTCCGGAGTAAGCGGGTAGAAGCATTTATTGATGGCAGCCCTATAGAACTGGTGCGGTGGGGCGTCATTCTGGATGGCAGTCTGGCGCGGGCGAATCTGACCCGAGAAGACCTGTTTGAGCGGCTGCGCCCCGTCGGGATTGAGCAGCTCGGCCAAGTCAGACGGGCATACCTTGAGCAGGCAGGCAGCCTTTCTGTCTTCAGGTTCACTGATGTTGACGTGCTCCCAGGACTGCCGATCGTGCCGCCTTGGGATCTGGAGCCGCCTGCGGCACTTCCTGCCGGATTTACAGGTCTGGTGGCCTGTCAGGGATGTGGCCGGGTTCAGGCCGATCTGGCGTCAGCGTGCGAATGCGGTTCTCTCGACTGGACTGCCGCCACGACGGAACCGTGGGCGAACGACCCTCAGGCGCAGGGCCAATAA